The genomic DNA AAGTAGATGGCCTCAAATTGTGTAAGCTCGAACCTGGTGGAAAATCCCGGTATCGATAACATGAATTTTATGGATCTAAGTCAAGTCATCGAAATTATAGAGCCCCTCCGCGTAAAAGGCGCCGGATTCGGACCAATTTCAGGAGTCTCCATCGATACCCGCAAGCCAATGGGCGCGAATCATATATTCTGGGCGATAAAAGGGCCCCATTTTAGCGGCGTTGACTTCGCTCTTGACGCTCTAAAATCAGGAGTCAAAGCTGCGGTTGTGGATCGACCGGACCTTTTCGAAAAAGAAATACCACGAAATTCTACTCTTATAGAAGTCACGGATACTCTGGAGGCTCTTCAGAAGTTGGCGGCGTTTCATCGCGCGCAGTTTGACATCCCTGTTATAGGGATTACAGGCAGCAACGGCAAAACGCTGGTTAAAGAAATGCTTGCAGCGATACTCTGTTTGGACCGTAAGACCTACCGATCTCCACTGTCCTATAACACCCAGATAGGAGCGGCTCTAGCTCTTTTAGGAATCAGACCGGAACATGAAGTCGCCATAATTGAAGCGGGAATCAGTCTTCCAGGTGAAATGGAAAAGCTGGAGCGTATGATAAAGCCTGATCATGGGTTGCTGACAGTGATCAGCAAAGCTCATATAGGTGGATTGGGCAGCCTTGAAAACACACTGGAACAAAAAATACAACTGTTCAAGAACCTGACAAGCGATTCTTTCCTGATCCTAAATTCCGATGACCCCCTTAGCATGACCTACATGAATCGATCAAAAGCCAGGATCGTAACGTTTGGTTTTGCCGAAAACGCGGATGTCAGAGCCATAGACGCTATCCCTGCCCCTGAAAAGGGGCATTATTTCAAGATGAAAATCTTTGATCGCGTAGTTGACATATCTCTGCCAGTGGCTGGGCAATTTAATATTGTCAACGCCCTCGCCGCCGCGGCCGCCGGGAAAATGCTGGGCGCTTCGGTGACGAATATAAAGAAGGGTTTGGAAGATTTTCGACCATCTCCGATGAGGCTGGAAATTCATACTACGGTTACCGGCATCACTCTAATCAATGACACGTACAATTCGGACCCGGCCTCCATGAAAGGCGCTATTGACGCTTTGACCAAGGTCGGTCAGGGAAGACGCAAGATAGCGATACTCAGTGAAATGTTGGATCTGGGCCTTCATAGCAGGGAGGAGCATATCGCTGTAGGAGCGGATGTGGCGAGAGCCGGCATAGACCACCTCATAACAGTGGGCGAAAATGCGAAGCTTATCGGGCGGGCCGCTTCGAGTGAAGGTTTTAACCCGGCGAATATATCGCATGCCCGAACACACAGCGAGGCGGCGCGGGAGCTTGAAAAGGTCATGAATCGTGGGGATGTGGTCCTGTTTAAAGGATCACGATGGTTTCGGCTGGAACGTCTTGCCCGCGAACTTGTAGGGTCAATAGGACCGACACGTCTAGTTGTGAACCTGGACGCCATAGCTTCTAACATTAAAAAGATACGGGCCATTGTGGGCGATTTTGTAGAAATAATGTCGGTAGTCAAGAGTTTTGGGTATGGAAATGATTCAATTAGAACCTCAAAGATCGCTCTTGAAAATGGCGTGACTTACCTGGCTGTGGCTTTCCCGGATGAGGGGGCCACTTTGCGGGAAAACAGGATAGACGCTCCAATCCTTGTGTTCAACGTTTTGCCCGAGGAAGCCGACAAGATAATGCGTTACCGGCTGAGTTCAGTTATTCCGTCGCTAGAACTCGCCGAGGCCCTAAACACGGCCGCCAAAGGACGTTCCAAGGTACCGGTTCACTTGAAGATTGACACTGGTATGGGGCGTTCCGGGGTTTGGCACGAAGAAGCTTTGCCCTTTATTCAAAAGGTTTTTGAGATGGAAAACCTTATGGTTGAAGGAATCATGACCCACTTCTCGAGCGCTGACGACCCTGATTCGGATTGTTACACCATGACGCAAGTATCCGCTTTCGATGAAGTTCTGAACCAGGCTCATACAGCGGGTTACTCTTTCAGATATGTTCACGCGGCCAATACCTCGGCTTTGGTAAGATTCCCCCAGACACGCTATAATATGGTGAGACCAGGTTTGGCCATTTACGGGATGTATCCGTCCGAATGTGTTAGCAGGATCATAGATCTGGACCAGGTCATTACATTCTCAACCAAGATCGCGCAGATCAAACTCCACCCGGCCGGCAGATGCATTTCATACAATCGTCGCTTTGTTACCTGTCAGGGCTCCCGTATTGCGACGATTCAGGTTGGATACAACGATGGTTATCCCCGGTTCCAATCAAATCGTGGCCAGGTTTTGGTCAGAGGCCAACGCGTTCCTGTTGTCGGCACTGTCTGCATGGATACACTGATGCTGGATGTCACAAACATACCCGAAGCGTCGGTGGGAGATGAAGTTGTGCTTATAGGTCGTCAGGAAAACGAGGAGATCCTGCCTGACGAGATAGCCGCCAACGGTGGCACTATTAATTATGAAATCGTATGCAAGATTTCGCCTCGGGTTACCCGAATTTTTGTTCAGAGTTAATTTCAGTCAAACATGATCTTTATCTCACATCAGACAGCAAGATAAACGCAAGGTTTTATAATGGGACGGATATTGTATGGAGTCATGGGCGACGCGGGCGGACATGTCATGGAAGCCCTGACTTTAGCCACACAAATGCCTCAACACGAATTCCTTTTCCTGGGAGGGGGAAAAGTTACGAGTCTTCGAGAGAGCGGTTATTGCGTGGAGCCTTTGCCCATGTTATCCACTTTTTATAGAAATAATAAGGTAGATATTATAGCCACGGCAAGTAACGCTGTGAGAACCATTCTTGCCAGTCGAAGGATTCGTCAAAGAGTAAAGGATATTATTGAAGACTATGATCCGGACCTAATCCTTACAAATTATGAGTATTTCACACCTATAGCGGCTTTGAGCATGAATCGATCATGCGTCAGCCTCGATCATCAGCATGTTCTCACGCACTGCATATATGATCCACCTTCCCGGGAAAGGCTCAATCGATTCATGACGCGCTCTTCCGTGAGGTATCTCTATAGTAACTGTTCCAAATTCCTGATAGTTTCATTCTTTGATCTGCCCCCTGTTAATCCCGAAACGACTGCTGTCTTCGCCCCAATTGTTCGCAGCGCCGTTAAAAAAACAATTTCCAGGGATGGGGAGCATGTCCTCGTTTATCAGACTTCCCCAACCTTCCATAAGCTCTTTCCGGTCCTAAAAGAGATAGATACTCCGTTTCTGATTTACGGTTTTGGAGCAAAGCCTCCTGACAAGAATCTGTTTTTTAAAGCTTATTCAGCGGATGGTTTTGTGGAAGACCTGGCAAGCTCACGCTATGTAATTGTCAACGGGGGGCACAACGTCATCTGCGAAGCGCTTCATTTCGGGAAACCAGTGCTGTCATTTCCTATCGCGGACGCGTATGAACAATTCTTAAACGCATATTTTGTGGCACAATATGGTTTTGGACAATTTTCGACCTCATTAAATTTTTCCAAATATCTTTTTGAAGCCTTTGAGTCCGGAATCAACGAATTCACGTTAAACATAACCAATCGTCACAATGCAGGAAATGATGGGCTGGTTGCGCTCCTGGAACAAATGGTCACTTGCGGGGAATCCAGGACTGATGGCCGTTCGTCGTTGAGTCGATATAAGTATTTATTGCAACAATGATCAGGGATTTATTTTGGATTTTTTGAGAATAGATTCAAAATGTTGTAATCTACAAACACGTTGACCTCATCAATGTTGTGTATCGGATTTGAAATGTGGGAGGTTTCTTATGGTTACGTTTGGTAAATGGGGCAGGCTCATTCCCCTTTCTCGGGCCGGCATGCCTTATTTGACTTTCAGGAAGGTTTTCAATTTTCTTCGATGTGAGACAGAATGTTTTTTCCGTGTAGCAAGACCAAAATCCATGCCCTATTCCGCCGTGATAGAGCCTACCAATATATGTAATCTGCAATGTCCATATTGTCCGACAGGAGCCGGGAGGGATAGCGGAAGAAAAAAAACCATGCTCGATGTCTCTCTCGCAGAGTCATTCATAGACAAACTGGCTCCATATCTTCTAAGCGCGAATTTTTACAATTGGGGAGAGCCGCTGTTGCACCCCAAAATAGAAACGCTGGTGCGCATTTGTCACGAACGAAATGTATTTACATCTCTTTCAACCAATCTCAACATTAAGGATTTGGACGTTCTGGAAAGGGTTTGCAAGGCAGGCCTGGATCACATGGTAGTGAGCTGCAGCGGGGCGTCTCAAGAAGTCTATGAGACGTATCATCGTGGTGGACAGTTGGATAGGATCACTGCTGGTCTTAAATTTCTGGCCGATTTCAAGAAACGAACCGGAACCTGGTTACCCATGGTCGAATTGCATTACATTTTGTTCAAACACAATCAGCATGAAGTTCAGGCAGCCAGGAAAATTGCCCAGGATTTGGGTGTAACAGCGTTCAGAATTATGGACGGCTCAGGACCAGAAGAGGCGCTTGTAGGCGCGCGTGATGACCCTAAGTACATTTTGTCCGACGTCAAACATTGCCATCAATTGTGGCATTTGATCGTGTTGAACGCAGATGGCGGAATCACACCCTGCTATTACCTTTATTTTAAGGAAGATGATTTCGCTAATATCGCTACCGATGACATAAAAAAAATTCGCAACAACAGACCTTATGTCTTGGCGAGGAAGCTTTTTGATTCTGCGGCGGTCGGTGATTTAAACACCGATCTTGTTCACACGTGTCTGAAATGTGAAAAAGTGCACCAGCAGAAACACTTGAAAGAATATTTGCAGTTAAACCCGAATGCGAAACAGAGCCATCGAACAGGTGGCGCATAATTCCGCCAAGAAACCGGCTGATTAGTGAGGATTTCAGGGGCCTCTATACAAAACTTCCAAGGGGTCCCGGAGACAATGGCTTTGGGGTATATCTGACAGCCTTAAGGCTTATGATTGTTGTTTTCAGACAATAAGTCCTTGAGAGCCTTTCTCGCTAGCTGGTCCGCGAGTTCGTTTTCCGGATGACCAATGTGGCCTCGTACCCACGACCACTGAACCTTATGTCTCGAGTTCAGGTGATCCAGCTTTTTCCACAGATCGTCATTTTTCACCGGGGCATTTTGAGAAGTCTTCCAGTTTCGGACTTTCCAGCTCTTTAGCCATTCAGTGATTCCCAGCATAAGGTATTTTGAATCTGTGGCCAATCTTATCGAGCACGGCCTTTTCAGGGCTTCCAGAGCTTTAATGGCCGCTGTCAACTCCATCCGGTTATTAGTGGTATCAGGATCCGCTCCTGATAAAATCTTCTCGTGCTCTCCGAAGCGTAAAATAGCGGCCCATCCACCTGGGCCGGGATTGCCTTTGCACGCTCCATCGGTGAAAATCTCCACAATTGAGTTTGAAGAGGAATCCCCCACACTCGGCTCCTTTTGGGTTCCTAACATGAGATCAATTTTACATGAACTTTTCTGGTTCGAGGCCCATCGAACTCACAGAAAAATACTCCCTGCCATACACCCAAAACAAGCTTTGAATCGGAAATAATGATCTGGACTGAAGAACCCATCAAAGAAGCTTTTATATGAGCGTCCGAATTTCCTTCCGCATGCCGGTACATTGTTTCACAAGGGATCAATTGGGACAATTTGTTGTTGAGATCAGAAACCACATCAGGGTCCGCGGCTTCATTAATGGTGATCCCAGCCGTAGTGTGAGGCACATACACCATGGCTATTCCGTCTGTTAGGCCTCTTTTCTCTACGATTCGCCTGATATCCGAAGTAATATCTACAAACTGTATGCGTGATGATGTCTTGACAGTAATTGTATCCATATTCAGTCGCTTTCTGTTGATTCATCCGAGAAAAATAGCGCTTCAGCAAACTGTCTTGCGTTGAAATCCCGAAGATCATCCATTTTTTCGCCGATGCCTATGAATCTGATTGGAATCTTCAACTCTTTCGATATCCCCACTACTACACCACCTTTTGAGGTGCCATCCAGTTTGGTCAATGCCACCCCTGTTACAGGTATGGCTTCATTGAAAGTTCTGGCCTGAAGAATCGCGTTCTGGCCCATGGATGAGTCTATGACCAAAAGAGTTTCGTGGGGTGAGCTTGGTATCTTCTTGCCCAGGATCCTGCGTACCTTTTTCAATTCCTCCATTAGTGGAACCCTGGTGTGAAGACGGCCGGCGGTATCGACCAGAACAAGCTCAAAATCCTCTTTAATTGCGCGTTCTATGGCCTCAAAGGCTACTGATGACGGGTCGGCTTGCGGCTTTCCTTTAACGACTTCGCAGCCGATTCTGTCTCCCCATATCTGTAATTGTTCCACTGCGGCGGCTCGAAATGTATCACCAGCTACCATCATCACTTTCCGGTTAGCCGCTTTATGTCTTGCGGCCATTTTGGCTATGGTGGTTGTCTTTCCAGAGCCATTTACACCAATTACCATTACGACAAAAGGCTCGGTCCCGTAACCGACTCTCAGGGGGGCCTCCACTTCTTCGAGAGATTCCCTTATCATTTCCTTTATGTGCCTGATAACCTTTTGAGGATCGTCAATCTCTCGTCTCTTGACCCTTTCCGTGACTTTATCCAACAGTTCGTAGGAAGTCTGCACGCCTATATCGGCTCTGACCAGCGCCTCTTCAAGGCTGTTCAGCGTTTTCTCGTCAAGTTCTCTTTTACCGAGGAAGATTTCATCCAGATTTTTTAAAAAACCCTTCCTGGTCTTGGTTAAACCGGTCTTTAAACGAACGAATTCTTTGGCTTCTTCCTCTTCCTTTGAAAGTTCTTCAGGAACTTCTTCCTTAGAATCTTCAAGAGAATCAAATGCTTCTATTTCTTTAGGTTCTGTTTCCGGTTCTTTTAGTATCGCGTCTTCGATGACGACTTCTTCCGCTTTGTTCTCTTCAAAACGGTTACGTTTGAATAAGCGACCAAAAATTCCTGTTTTCTTTTTTTCCTCAGACATATCAGGTTTCTCTCTGGGGTGATCAGGCGGTTCCACCGATGGTCAACCATGTTTCAGGTTTGTCCGGCGTCCCTATTCTTAAAGTTGGTTGCGCGTCCGATACCGGGGCTCCTTGCCCGTCTTTTCCGCATGTGCCTATGGAAAATCCGAGATCATTGCCGACCATGTCAATGTCCATCAACGCTCTAGGACCGTTTCCTACCAGGGTAGCTCCACGTACCGGATCTCCCTGACGGCCATTTTCAATCAGGTATCCCTCTGCCACTTCAAAAACGAAATCGCCATTGACTGTGTTTACCTCTCCTCCACCCATTTTCCTTACCAGGAGACCAACCGGTGTGGATCCTAGGATTTCTCCCGGATTCGTGTTTGAAGGAGCTATATATGTATTCGACATCCTGGGGATGGGCTTGTGTCGGTATGATTCCCTTCTCCCGTTTCCGGTCGGCGCGGCGTTCTGTTTGAAGGCGCTTAATCTGTCATACATAAATCCCTTCAAATAGCCATTTTCGATCAATAGGTTGGGACGTGATTCAACACCCTCATCATCAAACGGGTATGAGCCTCTTCTGTTGGGCATGGTTGGGTCGTCAATCACGCTGACGAAATCAGAGGCTATTTTTCTACCCATAGAGCCGGCGTAAACACTCATGTTCTCACCGACCAAATCAGCTTCGAGGCCATGGCCCACCGCCTCGTGTATCATCGTTCCCCCGGCCTCACTCTCCAGAACCACCGGCATCCGTCCTGAAGGAGCTTCCCGCGCATGTAACATAGTTAGCGCTCTTCCAGCGGAAATATTCGCAATTTTTGCGATCATGTCATCAACAAAGAGTTCCATCCCGACTTGACCACCGGCCGACTCGTATCCCGTCTGGAGAATATCCCCTGAACGCGCCGTAACATGGGTTATGAACACAAGGCCCTTCCTGGGGTAATCGATTACTGCGCCATCCGAATTTACCTGTACCACTCTCCTGTTTTCATCAGAAAAAACACACCTGACCTGAATAACTTCAGGGCCATGTGACCTGGCTACTTCATCAGCCTGTTTAAGCAGGCCAATCTTCTCAGCAATGCCTGCAGCAGCGGGATCAACCTGAATGTCTGAAACAGGCTTTCTACTGTTAACTGAAAAAACAACATCATTATCCTTGGGACTCAGCATCGAAGCTTCGTGAATAACCCTTGCCAGATCGTCCACCGCTTCCATGTCGACTCTTGTCGAAAAACCATAGTAAGTGGCGTGATTCCTGATTACTCTTATGCCGAGCCCTGAATCAATTCCCTGCCTTACCCGGTCCACCCTGCCGTTTTCGAAAACTATCGTTGAACCTGTTTTCTCTTCAAAGAACGCGTCTACAAAATGGACTCCCTGGTTGCAAGCGAGTTTTTTCACAATTTTTTTCAGGTATTCAATGTCTGGATGCATCTGGACAGCGCCTTTCCTGTTCCATTCGAGGTTCAGATTCCTGAGCCGATACCGAATTGGATGTTAGCATCACCGCCCGAGAAAATACAGCGCCGTGAAGACATTATAGTTAATGTTAATTATTTAAAATTAATTGAACTATATGATTTATTTTTATATAATCTATATTAATACTAATGGAGGTCGTGATGTTCAAGACAGCGCCAAAGCCCAGTTTTCTAGTTTCTGCGGAACTCCACTCTAGAATAAGAATGTCTTGCGCCGCTATCAATGAAACTGACAGTCGAATACTGGATGTACGACCTGTCAGGCATAGCTCCAAACATAAAGATGAGTCTAAAACAGTCAGCCGTGATTTCGCGTGCTGTTTCGTGGCTCACTAAGCCCTCGTCAGTCACTTCAATAGATTGCATGATGGTTTTCAGAAAAACAGAGCAAGGTTGGGAGTCTTTACGATCACTGAGAAGATCCGTATTCGGCCATAACATATGTTCATTTGTTGTTTGTGCGCTGACTTCCATCATACTGGTTTTTCTATGTCCATTGCCGGCGCCGGCCTCTCAGAGTTCATCAGATTCCAAAACATTTCATTCGTCCTGTAATGAGCTACAACGACTTCTTGGATCCTCTAGTCCGCACCAGGAAGCCATCAAGAAATTAGCGCTAAAATTTGTTGACTTACAAAAATCCGAAAAGGGTTCCATCAAATCTTCCTGCCAGTTCTTCGCCGGCAAAGCCTTCCTCAGCCTCTACAAGGTCTCCAAGAATAGGGAGAGCCTCAATCATTGTATAATCCATTTAAATCAATACAAAAAATCCCGGCACAATTCAGAACATTATAAGGAAGCCCTTTTTGAGTTAAAAGAAGCATACCTGCTCAAGAGGAGAGACAAGTCTTCTAAGGTCCCCAAAGTATCTTTAACCAAGTCTCCATTAAAAACTGATCTCGACAATCAGAAAAGGAGTAGTCCTCCCAATTCGTCCGGATCCTTGATCGATAGTCAAGATGTTGGGAATCCAGGCCCCAAGGTCTCTCCAATGGGACCGCAGAACGGTGATTCAGAAAATCTTTGCGATCGTCCCCCTTTGAATCAAGTGGGCAACCCATTCTTCCGTCCTGACCCAAACATCGTCGAACCTCATCCTGGAGCGATTAATCTCAAGAGCGCTTCGATAGCCCCTCCCTCTATCTCCGACGCTGAGCCTGCAAAGGCTCTTCCTGAGCCCGTTCATCATAGAAAAGGCCCGGTCATCGTAATTGATCCCGGTCACGGCGGCAAGGATCCCGGCGCTGTTTCCACGGACAAAAAAGTTGCTGAGAAAGATGTCACTCTTGAGATCTCGAAGCTCCTCAAAAAGAGAGTCGAAAAGGCATACCCCCATGTTTCGGTACATTTGACTCGAGATGAAGACACATTTCTTAGCCTTAAGGAAAGGGCGAAAATAGCCAATTCTCTGGACGCGGAGGTTTTCATTTCCGTTCATTGTAATGGGTCGGACTTCAAATCCGCATCGGGTCCTGAGATCTTTTATCTGAGCAAATCGAGTTCTCGTGGCGCAATGAGGGCGGCGGCAAGGGAAAATGGGGTTTCGTTGAGCAAGATGTCAGATCTCGAAGCCACATTGATTGATTTGTTAACCAATTCTAAAAAGACTGAATCAACTAGGCTGGCGCAGGTCGTCCATGATTCTCTGGTGGTCTCTGACGCCACTCAAGGCGCCCGGATCAAAGACCGTGGGGTCAAACAGGCCCCGTTTTACGTCCTGATAGGCGCTACCATGCCGGCAATCCTGGTAGAATGTGGTTTTGTCAACAATCTGGCTCAAAAAGACAGAGCCGCAAGACAGGTTTTTTCAAACTCGGTCTCTTCAAAACTTGCCAAGGGTGTCATTGAATATCTGAAAAATCTTCCGCCGAACGCGCCCTGATAGAGTTATCTGCACCGGCCATGAAACAGCGTCACCCTAAATGGAAACTTTTGGATCATCCCGCTGACATTAGAATTGAGATTTACGGGAAAGCGCTCGAAGAGTTGTTCCTCAACGCGGCTGACGGGTTAAGCAAGTTGTTGACCGGCTCAATCAAAGTTTCAGACTCACAAATTGAAAAGATATTAGCTCTGGAATCCGATTCATTTGATAATCTCCTGGTCGATTGGCTTAGAGAGATCCTTTTTCTTTTCAATTCAGAACGATTTATTTTGCGTAAAGCGTCTCTGAAAATTTCTGAAGGTATTTCACTGGAGTCTACTTTGTTTGGTTCTATCCTGGACCCATACCTTCAACTCGAGGATGGCCTCGAAATAAAGGGTGTCACCTATCATGGCTTGCTTCTGGAGGAAGTTTTGGAAGGTTTTGTAGCGCAAGTGATTTTTGATATCTGACGTTTTGAGCGAAAAGAGCGTGGCTTATGAGAACTACGGGCTTAACCAGAGAAAAGCCTTATAGGGTCAGACGTATCGACGAAGTCCGATGGGAAATACCCAGGGTTGGGGGCATGAGAGTTCCCGGACTAATATATTCCGATTCCAGGCTCTTTCCTGATGTTGAAAAGGATAACAGTTGTGATCAGGTCTATAATGTCGCTCATCTGCCAGGGATAGTTTCACGGTCCATTGCATTGCCGGACATACACTGGGGTTACGGTTTCCCCATAGGCGGAGTTGCGGCTTTTGACATGGATGAAGGGGTCGTCTCGCCCGGAGGAGTCGGATACGACATTAATTGTGGCGTTAGACTGGCCACAACAAAACTCTCCAAAGCTGATGTCCTGCCAGGGTTGAAGGACCTTATAGACTCTCTCTACTCTAATATTCCTTGTGGGCTGGGCTCAAGAGGAGCAATTGTCCTCAATAAGAAGGCTATGTCCGAGGTTACCCGATCAGGAGCTAGCTGGGCGATCAAACAGGGAATGGGCGACGAATCCGATCTTGACCGCATCGAGGATCATGGGGCGATTGAGGGAGCTGAATCAGCCTCTATAAGTGATCGCTCGTTTGAAAGAGGAAAGGACCAGCTCGGAACTTTAGGGTCAGGAAACCATTTTTTGGAGATCGGGTTTATCTCCGACATCTTTGAACCCGATATAGCTGAGTCCTGGGGCCTAACCGTGGGGCAGATAACTCTTATGGTTCACAGTGGTTCCAGAGGATTCGGTTACCAGGTTTGCGATGAATTCCTTGCGAGAATGGTCAAAATGGTCGCAAAGGACAAGATTGATCTGCCCGACAAGCAACTTGCCTGCGCGCGTTTAAACACGCCACTTGCTCGTGAATATCTATCCTCCATGGCCGCGGCGGCTAACTTCGCTTTCGCCAACCGTCAAATTCTGATGAGTTTAGCGCAAGACTCCTGGCAGCGTTCCATGGGACTTGCTCCACGTGAACTTGGGCTCAAATTATTATATGACGTTTGTCACAACATAGCCAAATTTGAAACTCATACTGTAGACGGTCGAACATCGAGACTACTAGTCCATCGAAAGGGAGCTACCAGAGCCTTACCCCCATCGCATCATCTACTTCCTCCAATTTTTAGACATACCGGTCAACCGGTTTTAATACCGGGCGATATGGGCCGAGCGTCTTATGTGCTTGTGGGAGCCGAGGGATCCATGAAACAGACTTTTGGCTCCGCTTGCCATGGCGCAGGAAGGGTACTTTCCAGAAATGAAGCTCTCAGAAGGACAAAAGGGCGCTCCATAGAGAGAGAACTCGAGGAAAAGGAAATTTACGCTCGTTCTGCAGGCAGAAAAACAATGCGTGAGGAATTTCCTGAGGCGTACAAGGATGTGAGCGCTGTGGTAGAAGTCGTGCAAATAGCGGGTTTGGCGAAAAGGGTCGCCCGAATCAAGCCGATGGGAGTCATCAAAGGCTGAACCCAATGTGGTTGCTGATTGACTGAACATCTACCGTCTTCTAAATATTAATTCAGCTCTTTATATCGCCGCTTCGACGTGATGATTACCCATTTTGGTTACTATTTTGTAGCGGCCCGACCAAAAACAGGGCTTTCAGGCACAAATGAGTACATTACAGTGACGATCGCCAGCAACACAGCGCCGGCAAACCAGATGAGCCTGAAGTCTTTGACGCCGCTGAGCTGATTCATATCCCCCTGCACAAACAGCCCCAAAACCTGAGTCATTAGAGCCGCTCCCAGGATCGTGAAAAGATTCACCGCTGTCATAGCCTGCGCGGTAATAGAGGAAGGGACGAGTTCCTTTATATGAGCGTATGAAATCTGCCCGGGCGCCGCGAGCAAACCCATAAAGAAGAATGTGGTTTTTATGATCCAGGAATCGACATGGTCCGGCCAGAAGAATACAGACAGCGTAAGAGCGACAGATAGAGAAAAAGTTGCAACAACCACTTTCTTCCTGGACCGAAAAATTCTGTCACTCAAAAACCCAAAGAAAGGCAAACCGATCATGTATCCAAATCCGAGAAAGAGGAGCGTATCCGCTGCGGCGATTTGATTCATCCCCACACCGTATATTAGGAAGGGAGTCGCCCACAAACCTTGAATCGCTACGAAATACCCGTACCTGACAAAATTC from Desulfomonilaceae bacterium includes the following:
- a CDS encoding TldD/PmbA family protein, giving the protein MHPDIEYLKKIVKKLACNQGVHFVDAFFEEKTGSTIVFENGRVDRVRQGIDSGLGIRVIRNHATYYGFSTRVDMEAVDDLARVIHEASMLSPKDNDVVFSVNSRKPVSDIQVDPAAAGIAEKIGLLKQADEVARSHGPEVIQVRCVFSDENRRVVQVNSDGAVIDYPRKGLVFITHVTARSGDILQTGYESAGGQVGMELFVDDMIAKIANISAGRALTMLHAREAPSGRMPVVLESEAGGTMIHEAVGHGLEADLVGENMSVYAGSMGRKIASDFVSVIDDPTMPNRRGSYPFDDEGVESRPNLLIENGYLKGFMYDRLSAFKQNAAPTGNGRRESYRHKPIPRMSNTYIAPSNTNPGEILGSTPVGLLVRKMGGGEVNTVNGDFVFEVAEGYLIENGRQGDPVRGATLVGNGPRALMDIDMVGNDLGFSIGTCGKDGQGAPVSDAQPTLRIGTPDKPETWLTIGGTA
- a CDS encoding N-acetylmuramoyl-L-alanine amidase, giving the protein MKLTVEYWMYDLSGIAPNIKMSLKQSAVISRAVSWLTKPSSVTSIDCMMVFRKTEQGWESLRSLRRSVFGHNICSFVVCALTSIILVFLCPLPAPASQSSSDSKTFHSSCNELQRLLGSSSPHQEAIKKLALKFVDLQKSEKGSIKSSCQFFAGKAFLSLYKVSKNRESLNHCIIHLNQYKKSRHNSEHYKEALFELKEAYLLKRRDKSSKVPKVSLTKSPLKTDLDNQKRSSPPNSSGSLIDSQDVGNPGPKVSPMGPQNGDSENLCDRPPLNQVGNPFFRPDPNIVEPHPGAINLKSASIAPPSISDAEPAKALPEPVHHRKGPVIVIDPGHGGKDPGAVSTDKKVAEKDVTLEISKLLKKRVEKAYPHVSVHLTRDEDTFLSLKERAKIANSLDAEVFISVHCNGSDFKSASGPEIFYLSKSSSRGAMRAAARENGVSLSKMSDLEATLIDLLTNSKKTESTRLAQVVHDSLVVSDATQGARIKDRGVKQAPFYVLIGATMPAILVECGFVNNLAQKDRAARQVFSNSVSSKLAKGVIEYLKNLPPNAP
- a CDS encoding archease; this encodes MKQRHPKWKLLDHPADIRIEIYGKALEELFLNAADGLSKLLTGSIKVSDSQIEKILALESDSFDNLLVDWLREILFLFNSERFILRKASLKISEGISLESTLFGSILDPYLQLEDGLEIKGVTYHGLLLEEVLEGFVAQVIFDI
- a CDS encoding RtcB family protein, which produces MRTTGLTREKPYRVRRIDEVRWEIPRVGGMRVPGLIYSDSRLFPDVEKDNSCDQVYNVAHLPGIVSRSIALPDIHWGYGFPIGGVAAFDMDEGVVSPGGVGYDINCGVRLATTKLSKADVLPGLKDLIDSLYSNIPCGLGSRGAIVLNKKAMSEVTRSGASWAIKQGMGDESDLDRIEDHGAIEGAESASISDRSFERGKDQLGTLGSGNHFLEIGFISDIFEPDIAESWGLTVGQITLMVHSGSRGFGYQVCDEFLARMVKMVAKDKIDLPDKQLACARLNTPLAREYLSSMAAAANFAFANRQILMSLAQDSWQRSMGLAPRELGLKLLYDVCHNIAKFETHTVDGRTSRLLVHRKGATRALPPSHHLLPPIFRHTGQPVLIPGDMGRASYVLVGAEGSMKQTFGSACHGAGRVLSRNEALRRTKGRSIERELEEKEIYARSAGRKTMREEFPEAYKDVSAVVEVVQIAGLAKRVARIKPMGVIKG